AGTTGATGCATTCAAAGAATGTCACAAATCCTCTCCCTCCAGATTGAGGGGGGATGATAAGATAGGAGAACACCAAAATATTAGCAAAGCCAGAATACGGAAGATCATGCCAGTAGGCAGCAAAACAGAGTGTAGTCTAACATACAACACACCAGCATACACCAGAACTGATGACATGTCAGCTGCTTTGGCTTGACTATGGGAGATTGTATGAAGAGTTAGAAGTTAGTGATCCGTCATGATGAGCTACAATTCCATTACAGTTTGTGAGCTGCAGTAATGTTAGTTGCTTGTATGTATAAACTGTCTGTCTGCTTACTTATTCAACAAAAAGGAATTTCCCGGTTCATTTCCTCTCTAGCATTAGAACCGATGCTTAGCTTTCTCTgcaaacttttaaatttcttcAATAGAGACTACAAGTTCCAGGGTTCATGTCAACATATCATCTCGACTGCAGAAGGTAATATACAAAATTTCCTAGGCAGGAATCCTAAATGTTCACCATCAGATTGAACATAAATGCTTCCACTGCCTGAGACGTCTTCCACTTCAATAGAGTGCACGCTGCAACAAGAACACAAATGTATAAAAGGAATCCAAAGACAAATCACTACATGTAATAGCTGCGGATGAATTGACTCAAACAGCCAGTTTAAATCATTTGGGTCCGACGTCTTATGCAATTCAAAACAGAAATCTACATGTATGCATCCTGATGTGATGAGTACCGTTGGttacaaataaagaaacaggGAAAATGTATGCGtgggaaaagagaaagagagagggagagagagcaagGAACATAAACAGTATGTTATTGTATTCCACCTAACAGGACCTACCTTCTTGAAGATACATTTTTCACTGTTAGATGTGTCCCATTGTACAGCTTATGTAGCTTCAGTATAAAGTCATACCACTTGAAGTCCTGAAGAATCACAACCTGCCAAGAAAGTTTATAACAAAGATCAAACAAACTGGGAAAAACATTGCAGTATATAAAGTACCTTacataaaatatgaaaaaagtaaaaagtaaaatttgtGAATAATTAGGAAGGTAGGTTATATGCAGAAAACACTAATCCACCTCAAAATTGCCGCTGTGAGGGTCAGCATTTGGTGTAATTTTCATGCCACCGCCAAAGAATTTTGCATTTCCGATGCAAAGGGCTGTTACTTGAGAGTATAGTTCCCACTCCCCTTCATTGACCTAAACTAGAAACACTCTATTAAGCTAAAAAAATGGTACGAGTGTCTGCATGGAAAATAAACACGCAAGCAATAGGCTACTGACTACTAGGGCACAATGCATTACAAATATTGACCTTGATTTTAAGGTCCTGATTACGGTGCCCAACAAAGGCTTTCAAAGCACCAATAACATAGCACAAGTTGCCAAATCTCTTGTATCTAGAAGCGTAGTATCCTGCTTTTGCACTCCTGCAAAATATCCCCCCAAAAAATGGCAACAAGACTTTCTAAGATCAGCATGTACCTTTTTTGAAActaaattgtcaaattttccTAGTTAACCTTACAAATGAATGTCAGCAACATTAACAAAGTAATGAGGTTCTCCATCTTCTCCACTAATAACACCAACATCCATCCGTGATCTCTGCCCTGCAAAAAAACAATTATCCTTTTACCATATTATAAATGACAAACACAATACAAATATACAGAATTAGTAAGTGAAAGCTTTCCTTCGATCTTGATTCAAAGATGCACAATACAGAAGTGAGCAAAATtagaaagataaaataaataaagcctAAGCaagccagagagagagagagagagagagagagagaacctttGGCTATGCGGTCAATGGCTTCATGAGGATCATTTTTCCTAATAAAACAACAGACATTCAACCATTTAGAGCAAGTCTAAATTTAGAGAAATTTATGAAATGATACCAGATTGCAAAGCATGAACTAACCAGCCAAAAGTTCGGGCAAAATCAGACCCAGTCCCCAAAGGAATAAGCTGTACAAAGCACAAAATAAGTTATACACTCTCTTCAGAAATCCAAAGCATCGAAACCAGGTAGTTAAAGAATCAATTGAACATGTCGCAGATGAAGTTTCTACatacaacaataaaaaatttgaaactaaGATTACTAGACTCTCATGGTAATCACTTACACCGAGTGCAGTTGAATGGGTGACCTCTCTATCATGATTAGTAACTGGTTTTCCTGCCCAAAAGAATCCATTGACAACCTGCTTATTACAAGCCAATGTAGATGAGTGAGACTAGTTGACACAATCTTTCCACGAATTTTATAATCTCAGAGAAAGTTGCACCTCATGCAGAGTTCCATCTCCTCCCACCACTATTACAGCATCAGCACCCTCCCTTATAGCCTGCACGCATACGAATGATAGAGCCCATTTTAAACCAATCTTCTATTCAAGAAACTGGATTTAGGTCAAGCTCAAATAATAAAAGTACCAAAGCCCACCTCTCTCGTTATGTCAATTGCATGAGAAGGACCTGATGTTAAAGATTCGCATATCTGCCCATAACATAAACAAGTGAAAGTATATGAGTTCAGCAAGTGTGCCTCAATACAGAATCAAAACAGATGAAGCACAGGCTGCAAATGAATAAACTGAATAGAGTGATATGGTCAATGTCACCTATTGAGTTAacacagacacacacacacgatCACCAAATTCACTACAAGAAAGAACCaagaagtaaaaaaataagacGAAAGGTTCTTCAAACCACAGAGTACTTGGGAGAACCATCGATAATGAACACCCTTTTATATGAGGGACAACAATGAAAAATGATAACACAGAAAAATgctttaccaaaaaaaaaaagcctttaATTTCCTGGGCATACATGATTTATGAGTTCGCACAATTCATATCACATAATCTAAAGAGTGTTTTCCCTTCAAATTAAATAAGCATAATACCAGTTGATAAATACACATTTCGTGGAAGAAATAATCCCGAGTGATCTTACTGGTTGCCAAGGCACAAACCCAAGACAAGCAATGGATTTACAATCAACAGTAACAAAAAATTAGTGGGTGACAAGTTCCAACATCCAACGAATTAGTTAATTAGAATTGGATCACTGGGTCAAGCTCAAATACGCAATCACTAGGTCATAACCAAAGAGAGAAACGAAACTCACATTGCAATCGGCACCAAGGCGAGACCTTAGATATGGCAGCAGCTTCTTCCACTCTTTACCTGTCCTCCCATTAGCACCTGCTCCAATTTCCCATTTCTCTAATCAACAAAACCCACTACACACAAAACcacaaaaacagagagagagagagagagagagagagagagagagagagagagagagaccgcTAGGATTGACGACGAAAACGAGGTTACGACGGCGAGAGAAGGAAGACCCACTTCGCAAAAAAGAGCCGTCAGCACATAGATCAGGAGTCTTGGGTAGCTCTGCTCTGACAGCCCATGGTTTCGCCATTGATACTCTCACCCCTGTTATTCCAGTTCCAAATGCTATCTGATTCATGctcatttcttttcttcttttttaagttttgggTTTAATTATGCGGTTTCTCCGAtttgcagaaaaaaaaaacagggtTAAGTAGTTAATGAGATTTCTCACACAGGCGTAAATTTACGGTGGCAAAATCTTCTCCTGTGCATCATACTCTGTAGCAGTGTGAAACAGAGCAGTCATTTCTATTTATTCTCACTCTTTCggaaatattttctttttttctattttttttcctctttttttttgctaaTATTTCATTGGTTAGCAAATACTTCAATATTTCACACACGtgacaaaaatattttgatgGGAATCCACGTCCTCATTA
The Prunus dulcis chromosome 2, ALMONDv2, whole genome shotgun sequence DNA segment above includes these coding regions:
- the LOC117619039 gene encoding sphingoid long-chain bases kinase 2, mitochondrial, yielding MSMNQIAFGTGITGVRVSMAKPWAVRAELPKTPDLCADGSFLRSGSSFSRRRNLVFVVNPSGANGRTGKEWKKLLPYLRSRLGADCNICESLTSGPSHAIDITREAIREGADAVIVVGGDGTLHEVVNGFFWAGKPVTNHDREVTHSTALGLIPLGTGSDFARTFGWKNDPHEAIDRIAKGQRSRMDVGVISGEDGEPHYFVNVADIHLSAKAGYYASRYKRFGNLCYVIGALKAFVGHRNQDLKIKVNEGEWELYSQVTALCIGNAKFFGGGMKITPNADPHSGNFEVVILQDFKWYDFILKLHKLYNGTHLTVKNVSSRSVHSIEVEDVSGSGSIYVQSDGEHLGFLPRKFCILPSAVEMIC